In Oreochromis niloticus isolate F11D_XX linkage group LG22, O_niloticus_UMD_NMBU, whole genome shotgun sequence, the sequence ttgtgtatctgatgaacgaaagctaaaccagttccacaccactgaagttgcagcatttttacaaaccaattctagttcatccgtttcattcaacgatctgctttcgctcttctcattctgcgtcgccgccatgtgcgtatgtaaacataggcactgcgcgttttacccatattctatcgcgatatgtcattttcctatcgttgcccaaaattacaccggtattaccgtgaacggtatgatatagcccagccctagcATTAACATCATGTTTCTCTGACAGCATTTGCACCACTGGGACACTGGGGCAATTTTTTTCTGTCAGAATACCTTGATAAAGGAAGATATGGCCAGATTTGCCATTTGGTCTCAGCAGTTTTTTCACAACTGAACCAGTTGCATCAAAACACACAGTTGGGGGAGATTTTTTTGACAATGTCTTGTAAACATGCATCTGTGTTTGACTCCAGTAGTGACAGAAAAACCTGCCCAGTCCAATATCTCGGATGCTACCACTGTGAGGAACACTATAGTTTAACAATTGCAGAGATGCAATGATGTCCTTATCTCCTAATTCCAagtcttttctctcttgtttggctTTTCGCAGAGTGGCCAAATTTGGAAGGTGGCTTGGTTTAGGACCTCCAACATCCATCAGATCTGCTGCCTTCGCTGACCTCCATACAGCCGGTTCCATTCTGCCCTCACACAGCTCTTTAGCGATCTGTTCACGCAGGTTTCCAGACATGAACCGCTTGGAGTGGCCAGTGTGCAGGGAGCAAGGGcgtcgatttggcatggacggaggggacatgtccccaccaataatttgctcgcttcttgtaaaaaaaaaaccccgatagaaagaaaaaaaagatctgtcagcgtctcattcacccagcggtgcagaaagagttaaattacgttctctactggagtccgacctcatgtgacaaatatggccaatgtgattggctgagcctttcagggagctctgtttagtttcagcagcagcaagcctgcgctgcgaggaggacggtagcaaagaggaagaacgtgcatataagaaaatatttttcaaagaaacctgtaagtcacttaaagccaagctcactcataaaatgtgtccatcataataacgttacaggctatgctaggctttggcccacatcagtctaaaattgtatgtaaccgtgaataacgtgttttggaaactaactgcacaacaggcagcactattagttatctcagtctcagagtagcatttctaactttgattgaaactgtcagagaaaactgcagcctcgagcaagccaggatattagtttacagaggctgttaaaattatacgTCTAATGTTAAAacgttggtgacacaataatttcatcctagtggcactgacatattcatagggttaatttttgagacaaaatatcatgaggtagtcatgattttgcaaatattccaccttgtagtgcagtttgcactacaattgttaggctgctgatgtaaattgattgattagtgtagatttgacaaagaatctgaattgacatgtctcactttttatatggcacgaatcaatgtgttattttatcaagaggcaatatgtcctagtgcagtcagaggggaaaagccagggccaaaggtgaggcacatcaagcacagaataataattttgtggtcatcttagatgagtttTATCGACAAAAACCACCGGTTCATTTAGTGTTctcttagtgctaatgtataagagaagttggtgtactataactgaagtaatcgtgttaagataagataagattacctttcgttttgtcacagcagaaagtggacagtgcaaagttatatagcaaaaattataatacaataagaataatatactgtacacaactgtacagaatagaataaaatagtagaataaaatagaatacaaatgttatatacaactgagtaaaaatacaacttacaacgtcttattgcacatgtgtgtgtttgatcagctgcaaaagtctttcgagtctgacagcagtggggaggaaagacctgcgaaatcacTCCATCCCAcatttaagtccttaaagtcatattcttttattgtcttgactgtatttgaagctatttttatttttgtatgatacctgatttgtatggaatatggctgaagtaaactaaagcctaaaatacttagtcatttgtttaatagtaatttaacattatataattcacatataaaactatgaattgtaattttaaatggtttaatagcatgtagaatagcatatgtaggcaagtatatttcttcttttttatcaagaagcaaagacgaaaaggaaaaaaaaaagaaacagggcggggttcggtggttgaaacacccgtccccaccaatgccaaaaccaaatctacgcccttggcaGGGAGAGATCTGTATTTCTCATGAAACACTGGAGCACCATTGAACTAttaattgctggctgtctgtcACATGACATTTCTAACTGGCCATGACACAACTTACAGTTGCCTCTAATGTCCAGATAATTATTGTTGACAGTTGGATGAACCTTTGCTCTTCGGAACACAAGTGTACATGTATTTTTGATCTTTTTCCATATAAGATCGTTGATGATATGAGTCAAAGTGCCAGGTTTCAAAATTGTGTATTCCCTTTTTTGGGTAGGAGAAAACTTGTCATTGTATTCAACCTTTTCAGGAATAAATTTAACCCAGTCCTCAAAAGGGACTTCTAGTTCAAAAGCTTGACAGTTTTCTTGTCCAGGAGAAATGCAATGTGAATCTAACTCTGGGCACAGTGCCCAGGCGACAGCGTATGCTTGAACGCTGAAGCCTTATCCCCTCTGTTTTTCCTCACTGTAGCCGAGCTACTCGCTAGCCGGCAGCCACACAGCGTGATCCGACCGGCGCATAAGCCTATTTTTCGAGGCGAGAAGCTGGGGAAGGGAGACCAACAAAGGGGAAGCAAGGGCCAGCTAGGGGGACCAAGCTAAGGGATACCGGGGGACACCAGGGCGTAACACCAGAACTTTTTTTAACCATAAACAATCAAAATGAACATAGCTTCAGTGGAAATCGGATGTACAACATGGAGTTAAGGCTCTGCAAGGACATCCGATTTCTAAGTTTGCAATGATTACAATGATGTATTATAGTGCACTGATTTATTTTAGATAAAGAAAAATGTACATTTGCCGCTGCTCCTGCCCTGTGTTACAGTGGGGGAGGAGCAACGGCTTTGCTCATGTgtgattcatttgcagtttgtacGCATAGGGGTGAACATCTCCTGCTCTGACAGCAGCTGGGGGCGACTGCTGCGTGAGAACTATCTGCCGCCTGTGAGCACTTTGGCAAGGGCGAGGTGCCCATGGCAACACCTGCTGATGTGAAATCAAAATGTCTCcaataacaacagaaaaagttgccagatttgtcgccagtcgctttttagaaaaaatagaatagGTCTGAAAACttgctaaatatagcgacaaagtcgatAAGTTGGCAGTCAGTTGTGCCTCCAAACAAATTACACTTACAAATGCTTGTAACACAAACGACGAAAACAGTAACTGCAAAGTTCAGACCGAAAAGTGTTACAGTTAAAGTGATAAGGTGGCAGCTGCCATTCAGCTGCTTCATTGATGATTGATGTTGAGGACAACTTATGAGACAGACGTCAGGTgtgaacaacaacaataactggGCTGTATTGAGGTGTACAGATCACATGACCATCAATAGAGCAGTGTAGGATTGAGAGAAGATTAACAGGGGAGCAGACAAAGAGGTTTCTGGACACAAACTGGGAGAGGTGGCATGCTCAGCTGATCAGTAGAATACCACACTAGACTTTCCTCCAGGAGAGTTGAGGACCCTGTTGTGGGAGCGAGGCTTGAGTCGCAGGTGGGGCTTGTAGTTCTTCTGGGAAGTGTCATCAGGAAATGAGGAAGGCGTGGGTTCAGGCTCCGAGGGTGCCGAGAGCGCAGCGGCACGGGCAGCGGTTGGCTCTTCCTCTGCTGGTGCATCGACTGGAGGTGCTGTTTCTTCTTTCGACACAGGCTTGCTGGCTTTGGCTTCGGGAGCTTgaggaactgaaacaaacacgCTGGCATGTGATGTCACCTCCAGGTTATTGCACTCTGTGTTGTGTGTAGTGTGACGGACATCACCACGTTGATTTTTTGGATCCAGAAGTGATCATAATTAGACGAGAGCATGGAGTACCAAATTATCATCTAAAGCCAGAAAGCTTGAGTCCATTTAAGACCCCACAAGCCCTGCCATTTTCAAGTCCAGTAACAGAGGAGGGTTAAATCGCATATTTATTACATTTGAGATCTAAGTGGAACTAataagtgttaaaaaaaataaaaaaaaataaagcaaagatGGAGGACAATTTATTGAGACTATCACATATTTTTGTTTGCATGGAGCTATATGCAGTTAAGCAGTGGAAATGCACAGATGAGACTCAAAAACAGACTCAAaatgtctttttctctctcattaACTGAAGAGTCAAGACTGATTAAAAGTTTAGGTTGCAAAACTAAAATTCAGAAGACAGTACAATATGATTAAATCTGATCTGTCTGAACAGCAAGGCTTAACAGACGTAGTTTAATAGTACAATGGAAAAAGTTATACACAAAGAACATGTACAGTACCCACCTGGTGATTCAGGTTCAGGTCCCACACTTAGATTGTCctgtatttaaaacaaaaaaagtaaagataaggaaaaaaagtaaaacgcACAGGTGTTCTTGTTTTACTGCATACACTTAAAATGGaaataataatgttaataaaGGTAAATCCACTtagtctgcaaaaaaaaaaaagagagaaatcaacACAAAGACAGTGACCTGCAAGCACAAactcatcatttctttttaatgtcaGCTTGTCCTTTAAAACCTCTCTAGATGGTGTGTTtattgaaatgacaataaacacaACATCTAGGTGTTTTGATAGGCACAAAAATGCATATCAAATGGACATGAGAACAGGACAAGAAAGTAAAATTATTATACATTATTGTGTAAATTTCTTTGGTTTTAAAGGTCATGGTGGTTATATTTgccacatgttttgttttgcaaataATCTAAATGACCCTCAGTACCTACAACTGACAGGTTACCAATATCAGGACCTTTGTTGAGTCATTAAACAATGAGCTAAAGCTAGAGGCGACTTCAGGCTTTCGTGCTGACTTAAACACACCTTTGCTGATTAGTAATCACAGACATCTACAATAACAGGCTGACATGTCAAATATCCCatctctccgatgcatccatcagtgcgaatgtgtatgaatgttagacagTTAGCACTTAACAACTTAGAAAAAAACATGCTTGTGTGATTGGCTGAgttagttgtataaagcgctttgagtgctcagatagagtagaaaagcgctatataagaaccagtccatttaccatttacatcaGCCAGGTTTGCAGTCACTATCTATGCAAATGAGAGATCACCTCTGAGGTTACTATACCACCGGCCTCACTGGAAGCACAGACGGGTAGGGCTTAGTTAGTGTCTGTTTATTAGAGATTAATATTGAAGTGCTGCCTGTCGCAAAGCTATGTTTTCCTCACTGAAGAGTCCTTTTTTTTGCACAGGCTTTGAATAAAAATGTTCTGCAACTCATAAAATACAAGTCAAAAAGTGAAAGGAAGGTAACGTTACAGCCTACCTTTGACTTATTTGGGTGGCTTCGGCTTGGACTTTGTGTAGGTGCAGTGACTGCAGGCCCAAGTATGTTGCTGGTTGGTCCACCTGGAGGTATGGGTCTCTGTGGTTGAGCAGCAGGCTCAGGTTCAGCAAATATTCCACTACTCTTTCCACCTACAAAAGATTAACCAACATACCTTATCGTGACACGATCTTCTAAAATAATACAgcaatggtaaaaaaaaataaaatgtactcTCTGTGTCCATTTCATAAAGTCACTCTTTGGTACCAGACGTAGTACATACGCGGTTTAATATCACGTACTGTGTGCACTTGCTAAATGGCAAGAATGTTCTGACCATTTGAgagaaaaatatttatgactATCAGGGCAATCAAGTACCATgaactgtaaataaactcagCTATACCAGAGTAATATGTGCAGGCACAGAGAACAGCCTACATGTTTACAGTGGAAATATAACATTGTAGTTTTCACACTCTGAACATGGATTTGCAGAGACAGACAAGCTAAAGCATCAGCCACGGGCAGGTTAATCTCACCTGGAGGACTGGAGCATCTTGGTGCACTCTGGGGTTCCTACAGCTACACCCTACAGATGACCATACAAGttaaatctttaaataaacagaatgCGGATTCATGTTTACCATCTACTGTTACTGTTATGTCTTACCCTCaaagacttgttgttacttgaTTATAGACCCGGGAATTGCACCATATACGCAAGGAAACCATTGTCTGCTACAGATTATATCAGACAGACGCTTTACTTTCTTTCGTTATTGAAAGTTTGATCATTCTACTTAGGGTGCTCATCCGGAAACTGGTGCtttcaagatttaaaaaaaagaatagcaCCTGAACCTCTTCCTTTAGGCAAAGTGTGACCATAACGCCTCTGTTGGTAGATACAAAGAAGAGCCTTCCTATGTATTTGCATGATGATCTTAACTATTTTCATAGAGAAACACCTTATAAAAAGCCTTATAATTTATCTTATACATTGGATTCTTACAAGTATGGTGTGTGTTGTCAACATAAGAATGTACCACATTAGGATTTAATaccacatttgacctctgacctttctaTTTGACTTCTGTCGCGAGATcaatcaactgtagaccagagaACAAACGACAGAGGCCCCAGAAAAATGCAATCagacgatgagtttattaacccAGGAGAGGCAACATCAGCTTCCTCTGATGAGAATACAAGGGGTACAGTTTATATAGCAATGAGGATCACTCCCCCACGTCAACagaatacaaaaatacataggTGACAGACAAGGTGACAGACAAGGATACATCTTGTACTTTTTTAATGGCTATAAACAGACATCTAACTTCTCTATTCTATAATAAACTTAACACCTCAGGGTCCCTTTGGGCTAATAGGGCTAATTATTGACCCTCGTCACCAATCACTTAAATAGAGTAAACCGCCGCTGGTCtcaaaaatgaagtagaagcCGCTTGGGCCtccgctcaggcctgctactaaactaatgtgtattgtaagcatgcatgcaattaaccagCTATATTCTCAtcctccctcaacatgtatcatctggacactctcaccagtgaagcttatgacccttttggatggaacatcaactctaaacaagcacagatatgcaatgtgtataaaatgaactaaacctgtgaatagaaaggtCAATGTGGTGACCAGCATATTCAATATAACATAAACCCTGTAAAGAAtattaaatgataaaataatactgtaaaacatgttattaaatacatttatcaTAGGGCAGATTATATGGTAGCAATAAAATTTCTGAATCCTAACACTTCTCACCTAGACTATAGTGAGGGTCAAAAAGATCTTAATGTTatttagataagataagataagataagataagatggcctttattagtcccacaggtgggaaatttgttttgttacagcaaaagtgcaaagttatgtagcagaaattagaaaacactggaatgcaataaaataaaataaaataaaataaaataaaataaaataaaatactatgtacaatagaataaaatagaatagaataatatatacaatagaataaaatagaaatacaaatactatatacaactgagtagaaaaatacaaaaacacaacttcgtcagaagaagaattgcacatatagcagtcttattgcacatgtttgggtttgtgtgtttgatcaactgcaaaagtctttattgtagagtctgacagcagtggggaggaaagacctgcgaaatctctccgtcccacaccgtgggtgccgcagtctcccactgaaggagctgctcagtgccttcacagtctcatgcatggggtgggagatgttgtccatcagggatgacagcttagccaccattctcctgtcactcttAGAGCACCAGCACTTAGAGCTATGTTCCTTACTGCCATTGTTTGTTTTGGCAACATTAAGGAGATTATATGCCAATATATGTGGATTCTACATATCACATTATAGTTTACATACAAATATCCTGTCATTGTGCATCAacgtgaggtcagaggtcaaatttaCAAATGAATACCTGTTATCTGTGACCTACTCCTACATAAGGTTTGTGTAATCAGAGTAAAACATCTACCATATACAATTGTTGCTactaaaatgtttgattttgaatAGAATGACAAAGACACGTGTTCGGTCTAGGCTGAAAATGTAGACATTTGTGTGACAATGAAACATGCAATATTCACAATATAatctttttagtattttattaatttaataacattaataaaattaataaaaactcaTCTAATTGGGCACTCTAAATTAAACTCAATTTAGAGTGTCCAATAAGATAAGTTTTGTATTagttgacaaaaaacaaaaccccaataATCTGACAAttccctctgagcaagcactcggcgacagtggggaggaaaaactttcttttaaaagaaagaaacctccggcagaaccaggctcagtgagggACGGCTATCTGCCTCGCCGGTCCTGGAGTTTTTAAAATGACTTGTTAGCCAATTTGAAGAGTTTGATGTCAACTAATACACTTAAACTGTCCaaataattttaaacaaatatttacagGCAATCCTGATAGATTGCTTACAGaacattcattttgttttgtctgtgtgcaACCCCCGTAGCTCAAACCACAAAGGAAAAGAAGCTTCTGATGAAAGGTTGACTTTCCAATATAGTTACGGCATGCTCTTTGAAGACCTTAATAATGACCTCATTAATGTAtctgtggtctaatgacatgaATGTCAGAATTAGATCTGGGTTTTTCCATTTCTCTATGAGAGACTTGTAGACCATGTTAGAGAGGAATGGTACATATTCGGCAGGGATTTGAATTCTTTTGATTCGAGGCCAGACTTCACTGAACAGCAGTTTGGCGATGGCATCGACTTTTTCAGAAGAGCAGGGTGAGTCGGCATTTTCGACCACATGCTTCACCAAGCCCTCAATACAGATTTCCAGAGAAGATCTGTATTTTTGAACCTCTTCAGCCGCACTAAGGGCTGGATTCTCCATCGACTCGATCAAGTACTTTTTAATTATCTGGATTGTCAAGTTTTGCAATACCGGGTCCCTGTCATTCAGTAACATTATCAAATGTTTGTCTTCACAGAATGTTTTGTTGCGGAGCTCTTGGTAAATGGCCTCATCGAGaccttttaatttctttttatctATATACAGATCTTTGATGCGGTCATCAGACACCACGTTGTCAAAGAGTCGCTTGTGGAGTTTAACTGAAGGTTTGTAGTGGGACGTTTTTGCATGTGAGAGCACATCATGAATAAGTGTGCTCACACCCTCTTTAATGTCAGCATCATGAGATCTGCTGCTTACACCAGATTGTGATTTTTCATCCGGTAATGGAAATGTATTATCCTCAAACTCTTGTAAAAGTGCTTGGGAGATTTTTTTAGTTTCTGGTTTTTGGTCTCCATCGTCTTGAGTTTTTCTACACCATGCGAATAGCCTTGTTAGTAGGTTTCGCTTCTTTCGGAAGAGGTGATCTTTGAATATATCAATGACCTTTTCTTCGTACGGCTGAGCTAATGCTagaaaaataatgacaaaatcAGGTGGAATACCCAGCAGCTTTGTAAAGTCTTTGAAAATGGCTTTTTCAAGACTTTTGACTCTATTTCGTTTGATG encodes:
- the LOC109194543 gene encoding jupiter microtubule associated homolog 2; this encodes MDTESTFYFFLPLLYYFRRSCHDKRPIPPGGPTSNILGPAVTAPTQSPSRSHPNKSKDNLSVGPEPESPVPQAPEAKASKPVSKEETAPPVDAPAEEEPTAARAAALSAPSEPEPTPSSFPDDTSQKNYKPHLRLKPRSHNRVLNSPGGKSSVVFY